A single genomic interval of Xyrauchen texanus isolate HMW12.3.18 chromosome 8, RBS_HiC_50CHRs, whole genome shotgun sequence harbors:
- the srebf2 gene encoding sterol regulatory element-binding protein 2 — protein sequence MDAVEFMDNMDPTLSELGDEFTMGDIDEMLQFVSNQVDFPDLFEDQMRAGSVAPVRPPPQTVPSAVLTPPHTPVQTSSQTQTRTPPLLQPRPQAITQVQTFPVQTLAVQTQAQPQTVMITPTAAQSRFIQSPMICQQNHNTSFQVLQPQMQSIVTSSQVQPMTIQHQRLLTQTGQTIQTLSTAPAAVHTMSQQVPVLVHQPQILKTDSLVLTTLKPDGTQVLSTVQNPTGITTLTTPIQTTALQTLMGSNILTTVPVMMGGDKLPIKQLSSGISHCGGGVRMPVDQGMTVTMGTGGVVKEGERRTTHNIIEKRYRSSINDKILELRDLVMGNDAKMHKSGVLRKAIDYIKYLQQVNHKLRQENLTLKMANHKNKSVCISDDVDLKPELSFISPPPSDSGSISPPQLSPFCIDSEPGSPLTEHEQMKSEPDSPASVGVMDRSRLLLCALTFLCLSLNPLPSLLGSERTSLSATHGASRSLFSLPDQTQNFAAWLWCVLPWFLVWVLSGVGVVWGCVRVLYLWEPVTPLHSPTSVRFWRHRKQADLQLYRDDYAAAVSSLETCLSMLSRVLPSTTIDIICSLSWNLIRYCLRKPAPLGWLVRLFGGKHEGEESQTSARDAALVYHKLNQLQLTGKLERSPLWSVCVSLSAVNLSESAEGKISVSQQIQIYVTAAISLRSALGKHLTCLPGYLLSCAESLSCQSDYKPLPDCLRWIFTPLGRQFFLSCDWSVRSESSEQIFTCQRDEADPIAQLHRCFCEKLLERAVHTLIEPQSSKHMEETGEFTGVLEFLQLLNSCTEDSTSTTTPFHALANQNMTPVRDPVCRWWVSVLKAAVHWLQGDDATVRSLLVEAERMPRALHTLDHPLPKAVLALCKAVQMSVCPQKGEGVLNCLTHCQRASAHLHISVCQSHNTWLHKGVELLVCDLLLTLRTSLWQRGGRSNGEPGPAPGPQLAGFQRDLSSLRKLGQAHRQAQHKLFLHETTVRLMAGASPTRTHQLLRHRTHNYTTADGNSIPGERERAHAILLACRHLPLPLLTPPGHRTRLLAEAKRTLERVGDRRSLQDCQQILLRLGGGTTIAAS from the exons GTGCAGACATTTCCTGTGCAGACACTGGCTGTGCAGACGCAGGCGCAGCCGCAGACGGTGATGATTACTCCCACTGCTGCGCAGTCCCGATTCATCCAGAGCCCTATGATCTGCCAGCAGAACCACAACACGAGCTTCCAGg TGCTCCAACCACAGATGCAGAGCATTGTGACATCATCGCAGGTTCAGCCAATGACGATCCAGCATCAGCGTTTGTTGACTCAAACTGGGCAGACGATACAGACTCTCTCGACAGCGCCAGCTGCTGTTCATACAATGTCACAACAAGTGCCT GTGTTGGTGCATCAGCCTCAGATCTTGAAGACGGACTCTCTGGTTCTGACGACACTGAAGCCGGACGGGACTCAAGTTCTCTCTACCGTACAGAACCCGACTGGCATCACCACTCTGACCACACCCATCCAGACCACCGCACTGCAG ACACTGATGGGCAGCAACATTCTCACCACTGTTCCCGTCATGATGGGAGGAGACAAACTGCCAATTAAACAGCTGTCATCGGGCATCAGCCACTGCGGGGGCGGGGTCAGGATGCCTGTGGATCAGGGCATGACTGTTACCATGGGAACAGGAGGCGTCGTGAAAGAGGGCGAGAGACGAACGACACACAACATCATCGAGAAACGCTATCGCTCGTCCATCAACGACAAAATCCTGGAGCTCCGCGACCTCGTCATGGGCAACGACGCCAAG atgcacaagtCTGGCGTTCTGCGTAAAGCCATCGACTACATCAAGTATCTGCAGCAGGTGAACCACAAACTCCGTCAGGAGAACCTCACGCTGAAGATGGCCAATCACAAGAACA AGTCGGTGTGTATTTCTGATGATGTGGATCTGAAGCCAGAGCTGTCGTTTATTTCTCCTCCTCCATCTGATTCGGGCTCCATTTCTCCTCCTCAACTCTCGCCCTTCTGCATCGACTCAGAACCAGGAAGTCCTCTGACGGAGCACGAGCAG ATGAAGAGTGAGCCGGACTCGCCGGCGTCTGTTGGCGTGATGGATCGCTCTCGTCTGCTGCTGTGCGCGCTCACGttcctctgtctgtctctcaatcCTCTGCCGTCTCTGTTGGGTTCGGAGAGGACGAGTCTGTCCGCCACTCACGGAGCCTCACGCTCGCTCTTCTCTCTGCCCGACCAGACGCAGAACTTCG CGGCGTGGCTGTGGTGTGTGTTGCCGTGGTTTCTGGTGTGGGTTCTGAGCGGAGTGGGCGTGGTTTGGGGGTGTGTCCGGGTTTTGTACCTGTGGGAGCCGGTGACGCCCCTCCACTCGCCCACGTCAGTGCGTTTCTGGAGACACCGCAAACAGGCCGACCTGCAGCTCTACAGG GATGATTATGCGGCAGCGGTCTCGAGTCTGGAGACGTGTCTGTCCATGTTGTCCAGAGTTCTGCCCTCCACCACCATCGACATCATCTGCTCGCTCTCCTGGAATCTGATTCGATACTGCCTGCGTAAACCCGCCCCTCTGGGCTGGCTGGTGCGTCTGTTTGGTGGGAAGCATGAGGGGGAGGAGTCACAGACGAGTGCGCGGGACGCGGCATTGGTGTATCATAAACTCAACCAGCTGCAGCTCACAG gtaaaCTGGAGCGCAGTCCcctctggagtgtgtgtgtgtctctgagtgCAGTGAATCTGTCTGAGAGCGCCGAGGGAAAGATTTCAGTCAGTCAGCAGATTCAGATCTATGTGACGGCTGCTATCAGTCTGAGATCAGCACTGGGGAAACATCTCACCTGTCTGCCC ggttaTTTATTGAGCTGTGCCGAGAGTTTGAGCTGTCAATCAGACTATAAGCCCCTCCCAGACTGTCTGCGCTGGATCTTCACACCATTGGGCCGTCAGTTCTTCCTGAGCTGTGATTGGTCAGTGAGGTCAGAGAGCAGTGAGCAGATTTTCACCTGTCAGAGAGATGAAG CGGATCCGATTGCACAACTGCACCGCTGCTTCTGTGAGAAACTTCTAGAAAGAGCCGTTCACACACTGATTGAGCCACAGAGTAGCAAACACATGGAGGAGActgg GGAGTTCACGGGTGTTCTCGAGTTTCTCCAGTTGTTGAACAGCTGCACTGAAGACTCCACCTCCACAACCACCCCCTTCCATGCGCTGGCCAATCAGAACATGACACCAG TGAGGGATCCTGTGTGTCGCTGGTGGGTGTCAGTGCTGAAGGCCGCTGTTCATTGGCTGCAGGGTGATGATGCGACTGTGAGATCACTGCTGGTGGAGGCGGAGCGAATGCCCAGAGCTCTTCACACGCTGGA TCACCCGCTGCCGAAGGCCGTCCTGGCGCTGTGTAAGGCGGTTCAGATGAGTGTGTGTCCTCAGAAGGGAGAGGGAGTGTTGAACTGTCTCACACACTGTCAGAGAGCCAGCGCACATCTACACATCAGTGTGTGTCAGTCGCACAACACCTGGCTACacaag GGGGTGGAGCTTCTGGTCTGTGACCTCCTCCTGACTCTGAGAACCAGCCTATGGCAGCGTGGAGGCAGGTCTAATGGAGAGCCTGGCCCCGCCCCTGGACCCCAATTGGCTGGATTCCAAAGGGACTTGAGCTCTTTGCGGAAGCTCGGACAAGCCCACAGACAGGCCCAGCACAAG ttgTTCCTGCATGAAACGACAGTCCGACTGATGGCAGGAGCGAGTCCGACACGCACACACCAACTGCTGCGGCACAGAACACACAACTACACAACagcag ATGGCAACAGCATCCCGGGCGAGCGCGAGAGAGCTCATGCCATCCTGCTGGCGTGTCGTCACCTGCCGCTGCCGTTACTCACCCCGCCGGGTCACCGCACCCGCCTGCTGGCTGAAGCCAAACGCACACTGGAGAGAGTCGGCGACCGTCGCTCACTGCAGGACTGTCAACAGATACTGTTGCGTCTGGGAGGAGGGACCACCATCGCCgcttcataa
- the nol12 gene encoding nucleolar protein 12: MVKNGQFKQKSKFKSSAKQRKCVLMFDDKDRQEFLTGFHKRKVERRKLALIEMKNRLKEEQKRVREERHKEYTKMLKERREALDEADELEDAITATSECVQYDHPNHTVTVTTISDLDLSGERLLEPERVQDAEDGEEGKDEEKVTALPKKSGNPILSKKIQSLTASLHLYTKRTKKSKQKHNGKQEMRRRNGQGDRKSFTQDNKLRLGRTTKKERRRRTGRKRRGED; the protein is encoded by the exons ATGGTGAAAAACGGGCAGTTTAAACAGAAATCAAAGTTTAAATCTTCAGCGAAACAGAGGAAATgtgtgctgatgttcgacgataAAGACAGACA AGAATTCCTGACGGGATTCCACAAGAGGAAAGTGGAGCGGCGTAAATTGGCACTGATTGAGATGAAGAACAGGCTGAAGGAGGAGCAGAAGAGAGTCCGCGAGGag AGACACAAAGAATACACGAAGATGCTGAAGGAGCGACGGGAAGCTCTGG ATGAGGCAGATGAACTGGAAGACGCGATCACCGCGACCAGCGAGTGCGTTCAGTACGATCACCCCAACCACACCGTTACCGTGACGACCATCAGTGACCTGGACCTATCAGGAGAGAGATTACTGGAGCCAGAAAGAGTGCAG GATGCTGAAGACGGGGAGGAAGGTAAGGATGAAGAGAAAGTGACGGCTCTTCCAAAGAAATCCGGGAACCCCATCCTCTCTAAAAA GATTCAGTCGCTTACGGCGTCGCTGCATCTTTACACTAAACGGACGAAAAAGAGCAAACAGAAGCACAATGGGAAACAGGAAATGAGGCGTCGAAATGGGCAGGGTGACAGGAAGTCATTCACTCAAGACAACAAGCTCCGCCTCGGCAGAACCACCAAGAAAGAGCGACGCAGACGGACAGGCAGGAAGAGGCGGGGTGAGGACTGA